The proteins below are encoded in one region of Aequorivita iocasae:
- a CDS encoding TIGR01777 family oxidoreductase, with product MIKKVLITGATGLIGTELVRQCHREGISVNYLTTSKEKIENSENYKGFYWNPKKGKIDVSAFDGVTAVINLAGATISKRWTKKYKKVILDSRIAPINLLRDTLQNIDHTIVHFISASGISIYPNSETKLYSEEDEEVDDTFLGEVVLAWEAAAAQFKNMGMEVSKVRTGVVLAKDDGAFPQLVKPVKFGVGAPLGNGEQWLSWIHLEDIAGIYLFLLKNQLEGKYNAVAPNPVQNKKMTKMIASKLENPLWLPNIPAFAIKLFLGEMSVLVLEGQLVSSKKIEQLGYPFKYYNLDNALQDLL from the coding sequence ATGATTAAAAAAGTATTAATAACAGGAGCTACGGGACTTATTGGTACTGAACTGGTAAGGCAATGTCATAGGGAAGGAATTTCAGTTAATTACCTCACTACCAGCAAAGAAAAAATTGAAAACTCCGAAAACTACAAAGGCTTTTATTGGAACCCAAAAAAAGGCAAGATTGACGTAAGTGCTTTTGACGGAGTCACGGCGGTCATAAATCTGGCTGGAGCTACCATCTCTAAGCGATGGACCAAAAAGTACAAAAAGGTAATTTTGGATAGTAGAATTGCACCCATTAATTTATTGAGGGACACCCTTCAAAATATAGATCACACCATTGTACATTTTATATCTGCAAGTGGCATTAGTATCTATCCTAATTCTGAAACAAAATTGTATTCCGAAGAAGATGAAGAAGTAGATGATACCTTTTTGGGTGAAGTGGTGCTTGCCTGGGAAGCCGCGGCAGCACAGTTCAAAAACATGGGTATGGAAGTAAGCAAAGTACGTACTGGTGTTGTTTTGGCAAAGGATGATGGTGCATTTCCCCAATTGGTCAAACCCGTTAAATTTGGTGTAGGGGCTCCCTTGGGAAATGGTGAACAATGGCTTTCTTGGATTCACCTTGAAGATATTGCCGGAATTTATTTATTTCTCTTAAAAAACCAGTTGGAAGGAAAGTACAATGCCGTAGCGCCAAACCCAGTGCAAAATAAAAAAATGACTAAAATGATTGCATCAAAACTTGAAAATCCCTTATGGCTTCCAAATATTCCCGCTTTTGCGATTAAGCTATTTTTGGGCGAAATGTCTGTTTTGGTTTTGGAAGGGCAACTTGTAAGTTCAAAAAAAATAGAGCAGTTGGGTTACCCTTTTAAATATTACAATCTTGATAATGCACTGCAGGATTTATTATAA
- the mnmD gene encoding tRNA (5-methylaminomethyl-2-thiouridine)(34)-methyltransferase MnmD yields MKRTLFKTGDGSYTLHIPEWDEQYHSKHGAIAEALHVFIKHGLYYWISENETDSASILEIGFGTGLNAFLTFLETEQNAFSVNYTGIEAYPLKIDEIRNLNYAALLKAGEEKFLQLHQTPWEVKSTISETFQLTKQQKLFSEIHSENCFNLIYFDAFGIRVQPELWTEAIFKKMFLALKSNGVLVTYAANGNARRAMQSVGFKVERLAGPPGKKEMLRGTKP; encoded by the coding sequence TTGAAAAGAACTTTATTTAAAACGGGCGACGGCTCTTACACCCTGCATATCCCAGAGTGGGATGAACAATATCACTCTAAGCATGGTGCAATAGCCGAAGCTCTTCACGTTTTTATTAAGCATGGGCTTTATTATTGGATTTCAGAAAATGAAACCGATTCAGCCTCGATACTTGAAATTGGTTTCGGAACAGGCTTAAATGCTTTTCTTACTTTTCTGGAAACGGAACAAAATGCATTTTCGGTAAACTATACCGGTATTGAAGCATATCCATTAAAGATTGACGAAATTAGAAATTTGAACTATGCCGCGCTCTTAAAAGCTGGCGAAGAAAAATTTCTGCAGCTGCACCAAACCCCTTGGGAAGTAAAAAGCACTATTTCAGAAACATTTCAACTCACAAAACAACAGAAGCTCTTTTCAGAAATCCACTCAGAAAATTGTTTCAACCTCATTTATTTTGATGCTTTCGGCATCCGTGTCCAACCCGAACTCTGGACGGAAGCTATTTTTAAAAAAATGTTTCTCGCCTTAAAGTCCAATGGAGTTTTGGTTACTTATGCAGCTAATGGAAATGCCCGCCGCGCAATGCAGTCTGTTGGCTTTAAGGTAGAGCGCCTTGCAGGTCCTCCCGGAAAAAAAGAGATGTTAAGAGGGACAAAACCCTGA
- a CDS encoding DUF4920 domain-containing protein, with protein MKKTLFLLALIIFAASCKNENKEAETVAESQEIAVNYQSFGDEITADNVLPKAEIIEKYNDLKTGDTINVKFTTNVKEVCQKKGCWMKVDMGENEAMVRFKDYGFFMPKDIAGKEIIAEGKAYVEEMSVEDQRHYAEDGGATPEEIAAITEPKRTLAFEAHGVLIPQTENH; from the coding sequence ATGAAAAAAACGCTCTTCCTATTAGCCCTAATTATTTTTGCTGCCAGCTGTAAAAACGAAAACAAAGAAGCTGAAACTGTTGCCGAATCGCAAGAAATAGCCGTTAATTACCAAAGTTTTGGCGATGAAATAACTGCCGATAACGTTTTGCCAAAGGCTGAAATTATTGAAAAATATAATGACCTTAAAACGGGTGATACGATCAATGTCAAATTTACCACAAATGTAAAGGAAGTTTGCCAAAAGAAAGGGTGCTGGATGAAAGTGGATATGGGTGAAAATGAAGCAATGGTACGTTTTAAGGACTACGGTTTTTTTATGCCGAAGGATATTGCCGGAAAGGAAATAATAGCAGAAGGAAAGGCATATGTCGAAGAGATGAGCGTAGAAGACCAACGCCATTATGCCGAGGACGGTGGCGCCACGCCCGAAGAAATTGCAGCTATCACCGAGCCTAAACGCACCCTTGCTTTTGAGGCACATGGTGTACTTATTCCGCAGACGGAAAACCACTAA
- a CDS encoding branched-chain amino acid aminotransferase: protein MNSSTTQKINIQKVSTSRIGDVDFDNLNFGSTFSDHMFECDYKDGEWQNPTIKPYGPLTISPAAKVFHYGQAVFEGMKAFKDEEGKVWLFRPEENFNRINKSSIRMAIPEFPKDIFFEALTTLVKMDKEWVKPGLGNSLYIRPFVMATQAGVSASPSTEYKFMILMSPAQAYYTGDVKVVIAEHYSRSANGGVGAAKAAGNYGAQFFPTNLAREKGFQQVIWTDASDHKYLEEAGTMNVFFRVNDTLLTAPISDRILDGVTRKSVIALAKRDNIKVEERPVLVSEIVEAAKNGSLKEIFGAGTAAVISPVSAFSYKETVYELEKQEHGFATQFKKELMDIQYNRSEDPFNWRYEVV from the coding sequence ATGAATTCTTCCACCACTCAAAAAATTAACATACAAAAAGTTTCAACTTCCAGGATAGGAGATGTAGATTTTGACAACCTCAATTTTGGAAGCACTTTTAGCGACCATATGTTTGAATGTGATTATAAGGATGGTGAATGGCAGAATCCTACTATCAAACCTTATGGACCTTTAACTATTTCACCTGCGGCAAAGGTGTTTCATTACGGCCAGGCTGTCTTTGAGGGAATGAAAGCTTTTAAGGATGAAGAGGGTAAAGTATGGCTTTTTAGACCTGAAGAAAATTTTAACAGAATAAACAAATCATCCATAAGAATGGCTATACCAGAGTTTCCAAAAGATATTTTCTTTGAGGCCTTGACAACTTTGGTAAAAATGGACAAGGAATGGGTTAAGCCCGGCCTTGGAAACTCATTGTACATCCGCCCTTTTGTAATGGCAACCCAAGCAGGGGTTTCGGCCTCCCCATCTACAGAATATAAATTTATGATCTTGATGTCACCCGCCCAAGCATATTATACAGGGGATGTTAAGGTTGTAATTGCTGAACATTACAGTCGTTCTGCAAATGGTGGCGTAGGTGCTGCAAAAGCAGCCGGAAATTATGGCGCGCAATTTTTTCCAACAAATTTGGCACGAGAGAAAGGCTTTCAGCAAGTAATCTGGACAGATGCCAGCGACCATAAATATTTAGAAGAAGCGGGAACAATGAATGTCTTTTTTCGTGTGAACGACACCTTACTTACCGCACCAATTAGCGATCGAATTTTGGACGGCGTGACGCGAAAAAGTGTAATAGCCCTTGCAAAAAGAGACAATATTAAAGTTGAAGAAAGACCGGTTTTAGTTTCAGAAATTGTAGAAGCTGCAAAGAATGGAAGCCTTAAGGAAATTTTTGGAGCCGGAACCGCAGCAGTTATAAGCCCTGTAAGCGCCTTTAGCTATAAAGAAACTGTTTATGAACTTGAAAAGCAGGAGCATGGTTTTGCAACACAATTCAAAAAAGAATTAATGGACATACAGTACAACCGAAGTGAAGACCCATTTAATTGGAGATATGAGGTAGTTTAA
- a CDS encoding pyrophosphohydrolase domain-containing protein, with the protein MKNKIAAVSEFHNAFGLGMKEAPTANLGIKKNLLRYELMREENEEYLEAANNNDLVEVADALGDMLYILCGTIIEHGMQHKIEEVFNEIQRSNMSKLGNDGKPIYREDGKVLKGPNYFKPNIQAILDK; encoded by the coding sequence ATGAAGAATAAAATTGCCGCAGTTTCCGAATTTCATAATGCTTTTGGATTGGGAATGAAAGAAGCCCCAACCGCAAACCTTGGAATCAAAAAAAATCTTTTGCGATACGAACTTATGCGCGAGGAAAATGAGGAATATCTTGAAGCTGCCAATAATAATGATTTGGTTGAGGTTGCCGATGCGCTGGGCGATATGCTATATATTTTGTGTGGAACTATTATCGAACACGGTATGCAACACAAAATTGAAGAGGTATTTAATGAAATACAGCGAAGCAATATGAGCAAGCTTGGAAATGATGGTAAACCAATATATCGTGAGGACGGCAAAGTTTTAAAAGGGCCAAATTATTTTAAACCAAATATCCAAGCCATACTCGATAAGTAA
- a CDS encoding dipeptidyl-peptidase 3 family protein has translation MKKTFFIALAMSGLLFFSCNDNKTEKDVAQVEKTESTAFDYNVETFGDVKVLRYQIPGWDKLTLKEQKLVYYLTQAGLEGRDIMWDQNYRHNLTIRKALENVYENYKGDKNTEDWKNFETYLKRVWFSNGIHHHYSNDKLKPEFSSEYLKQLLTDTNTTLEGEAFEVIFNDKDSKKVNQAKGVDNVAQSAVNFYGPNVTNKDVESFYAKKKSPNPEKPLSFGLNSKLVKENGELKELVYKSGGLYGPAIDKIIGWLEKAQGVAENKAQGDAIGLLIEYYKTGDLQTWDDYNVAWTAATEGNIDYINSFIEVYNDPLGYRGSYETIVQIKDFDMSEKMAVLSENAQWFEDNSPLMDEHKKKNVVGVTYKVVNVAGEAGDASPSTPIGVNLPNANWIRAEVGSKSVSLGNIIEAYNNAGSTGRLKEFVNDEEELELEEKYGQQADKLHTALHEVIGHASGQLNPGVGETKETLKNYASTLEEGRADLVGLYYLYNPKLQELGLVDDWKKVGMAAYDGYIRNGLMTQLIRLNLGDDVEEAHMRNRQWVSAWVYEKGKADNVIEKITRDGKTYYNINDYDKLHDLFGELLRETQRIKSEGDYAAVENLVETYGVKVDQTLHKEILERNKQFTSAPYSGFVNPVLVPKMNDSGEIESFTIEQPETFADQMFFYSKNYSNLPPVN, from the coding sequence ATGAAGAAAACCTTTTTTATTGCACTGGCAATGAGTGGGTTGCTATTTTTTTCCTGTAATGACAATAAAACGGAAAAGGATGTAGCCCAAGTGGAAAAAACAGAATCCACGGCGTTTGATTATAATGTGGAAACTTTTGGCGATGTAAAAGTATTGCGTTACCAAATTCCCGGGTGGGACAAACTTACCCTAAAAGAACAAAAACTTGTGTATTATCTTACCCAAGCAGGTTTGGAAGGACGCGATATTATGTGGGACCAAAACTACCGCCACAACCTTACCATTAGAAAAGCGTTGGAAAATGTGTATGAAAACTATAAAGGCGATAAAAACACCGAAGACTGGAAAAATTTTGAAACTTACTTGAAAAGAGTTTGGTTCAGTAATGGTATACACCACCATTATTCCAACGATAAACTGAAGCCTGAATTTTCTTCGGAATATTTAAAGCAACTTTTAACAGATACCAATACTACTTTGGAAGGCGAAGCTTTTGAAGTAATCTTTAACGATAAAGATTCCAAAAAAGTAAACCAGGCAAAGGGTGTAGATAACGTAGCCCAAAGTGCGGTTAACTTTTATGGTCCAAACGTGACCAATAAAGATGTTGAAAGTTTTTATGCAAAAAAGAAATCTCCCAATCCCGAAAAGCCGCTTTCATTTGGATTAAATTCAAAATTGGTGAAGGAAAATGGAGAGCTTAAGGAATTGGTGTACAAATCTGGCGGACTTTACGGCCCAGCGATAGACAAAATTATTGGCTGGCTTGAAAAAGCACAGGGAGTTGCCGAAAACAAAGCCCAGGGCGATGCCATTGGTCTTTTAATTGAATATTACAAAACGGGAGACCTTCAAACATGGGATGACTACAATGTAGCGTGGACCGCCGCCACCGAAGGAAACATAGACTACATAAACAGTTTTATTGAAGTTTATAACGATCCGTTAGGGTATAGAGGTTCCTATGAAACCATCGTTCAAATAAAGGATTTTGATATGTCTGAAAAAATGGCAGTACTTTCTGAAAACGCACAGTGGTTTGAAGATAATTCCCCATTGATGGACGAGCACAAAAAGAAAAATGTGGTAGGCGTAACCTATAAAGTAGTGAACGTTGCGGGTGAAGCCGGTGATGCTTCCCCGAGTACACCAATTGGGGTAAACCTTCCAAACGCAAACTGGATCCGTGCCGAAGTGGGCAGTAAGTCCGTTTCCCTCGGAAATATTATTGAAGCCTACAACAATGCAGGAAGCACAGGCAGATTGAAAGAGTTTGTTAATGACGAAGAAGAACTTGAACTGGAAGAAAAATACGGGCAGCAAGCCGATAAACTTCATACAGCACTTCACGAGGTAATAGGCCACGCTTCAGGGCAATTAAATCCTGGCGTTGGCGAAACCAAGGAAACATTAAAAAACTATGCTTCTACTTTAGAAGAAGGCCGTGCAGATTTGGTGGGTCTTTATTATTTGTACAACCCAAAGTTACAAGAGCTCGGTTTGGTTGATGATTGGAAAAAAGTAGGAATGGCTGCTTATGACGGATACATTCGCAACGGTTTGATGACGCAGTTGATTCGTTTAAATTTAGGCGATGATGTGGAAGAAGCACACATGCGTAACCGTCAGTGGGTATCTGCCTGGGTTTATGAAAAAGGAAAAGCCGATAACGTAATTGAAAAAATTACCCGCGACGGAAAAACTTATTACAACATTAATGACTATGATAAACTTCACGACTTATTCGGTGAATTGCTTCGTGAAACACAGCGAATTAAAAGCGAAGGTGATTACGCTGCGGTAGAAAATTTAGTTGAAACCTACGGTGTTAAAGTAGATCAAACCCTTCACAAGGAAATTTTGGAGCGCAACAAACAGTTTACTTCTGCACCATATAGCGGTTTTGTAAATCCTGTGCTTGTTCCGAAAATGAACGATAGTGGTGAAATAGAAAGTTTCACTATAGAACAGCCAGAAACTTTTGCCGATCAAATGTTCTTCTATTCTAAGAATTACAGCAATTTGCCACCAGTAAATTAA